In Lycium barbarum isolate Lr01 chromosome 9, ASM1917538v2, whole genome shotgun sequence, the DNA window tgattcgtgcgcactatgataaattcggccgtatgctgtgtaaCGGTTCCCgggacctcgccatagggccgggttccgtttggtgttatgctgtgatatggctggtgatatgttatgatgatatgtgtgctcggggatgtacagagatttgaactttctggtgttatgttgtgtgtggcaccagtgtcggagtggtgaccacgttcctgagctttgcatgattttgtctgcattatgtatatatgcttttgatacagattctgatatactgttcagtatccccccttttgtatcctgtttattttcagttgtggcttatacttctgtactctatgctttacatactcagtacatctttcgtactgaccccctttcttcgggggctgcgtttcatgcccgcaggtacagacacaggtgatctaccactgtaggctccactttctgctatttcggagtactctcTTTTGAtctggagtccacttttggtacatacatcttttgctatgtatatatttttgtatatctaactatttgggtatggcggggccctgtcccgtcatatgattctgtcggtctgtttagaggtctctggacatggttgtgggtttgggtctttctgttcggatgtgtgtatatgatgtgtttgggcgatcccattcgccacggtggtcggtccgcatatgtttatacgttgctttgttggccctgtgtggcctttgatggtgtttgttgtgtacagggttatcctggatagtccgaaaaacaaaggagactctgccgaaatttttctggaaattatctcaatttgtaaatacagccttgtcggcttctcctatttacttgaatgtatttgatagatgggtctgggtgcccaagtagagtgccagtcgcggcccacggggctgggttgtgacaCTTCAGACGACGTCCACTTCACGTAAGGAATACCATCAATGTAGGTAACCTTCTTGAGAGGAATGGGATCACATTTGATCGAGGACAAAGCTTCTGTCACATTCAGCAAAGTTTGAACAAAATTCGAAGTAGGGTTAGCAGGAGGTAACGGGGGTGTTGAAGAAGAGGCGGATGCTTTCGTGTTGGGTAGAGGAGGGAATTGAGAGAGTAATGCAATATCCAAAGGCTGGCCAGCCACTGTTGACTGCTGGCTAGTGATAGGAGTAGCCATTAACGGCTACGCTAgggttagggtttgcatgggaagGAGGAGAGAGGAGAGTGTCTTCCGATTTGCAAGTTAGTGAAAATGACTACGATGGTTATGAGAATAATTCTTAGTTAGTTATGAAAGTAGATGCATGCATATGtaaaaaaaattttaaaagtctGCATGCTGTGTATATATCATATGTGAAAATAGTATACACAGTATGTGTTTAGTGTGTTTAGAAGTGGCTAATTATGATATAGACatgtacatatgcatatgatCAAAACGATTTAAAAGGAGTTAGTGAAAATAAAGTAGTGACTTGTATGAAAAATATAAGATATGTCCTTATAATCTTGGTTTTGAAATAGATGATTTGGGCCACTATAACTTGGCCAAATGTCAAGTTTTTGTGCGGTATCATattggctggtctttaattttttcccctcaaatcattggtctttaaattttgtccctacttctcatttaataaaAATTTGTGGGTCAAAGTATCCTTATTCGCTAATCTACGAAatcagagattctgggttcgaacccgagcaaagtaaaaaaaaaaaaaaaacaatttcgcaacgcaaggtttcatagaaactatgcctattcgggaAAAGTTACATCGAATctatgccttgtccggcatagttCTATAGAAATTAAGTTTTCCGGCATAAGTTAATAGAAGCTATGCCTATTAGAACAAAGTTACATAGAATTCCTACAGAACTATGCCGGACAAGACCTTCCGACATAGTTCTATAGAAATTCAATTATCCTCCAAATTTTTGCTGGAAAAGACATAGTTTTTATGTAACCTTGCCCGAATAGACATAGTTTCAATGAAACCTTGCCTTGCGATGTTGGGGTGCGAACCTAGAAtgtcaggggtatttttgaccacGTTTTTATTACTTAAAGCGCCGAacggtaaaaattaaagacctgcaatttaagggacaaaaattaaagaccaacccaagctagggacaatcgtgcaaattgtccACCAAATGTTAGTGTCAAAACAAGTTCTAAAAGATGATAACATTTGGGCTTTACTTATTCAAAATTATTTGATACAGATTAGCTAAATTCTGCCTTTGTCTTTGCTAGACTGgtgagaaaatactcaaaataccctccAACGTTTGACCGAAATCCCAACTacacctaacctttgcgttggtcctattacccccccccccccccccggataATTTTTTTCAGTATTAAAATGCCTCTTTTTTGCTGATGAGGCAGTCCAATATGACAACCCCCCATTATTAACAGGCCCTTGTCCACGTGCCACATCTTTAATTTCCCctcattttttattaatttccccCCTTCCTCCATCCATCTACTCTTCTTAAAAAAAATCTCTCAATTTTCCATACTCCATTTTCCGTATAAGGATCCGAAAACCCATACCCAAttctccttcatcttcatcaacatcatcatcatcatcagttTCTCTTCCTTAACAAACAACTCCTCCTTAGCATCATCAACAGattcatcttcatcaacttcaTCTTCTTCATCACTCACAACCCACAGATGTCAAGGCCTTAATCTCCTCGTTAAAGCCATTCATCAAGTCACTAATGGCTCTGTTGTGGGTGTTCCTTACATTCAAAAAAGAGTCATTACAAGAAGGAAAAAAAGATTTCTAAGTTTTGATAATTTCTTTATTGTTGATTCTTTGCCTAAAAGACAACAAAAGAAGAGATTGAAAACTGTTCCTACTAAGTATCAAGATTCTCTTTTGATTCAATCATTGAAGACAAAAAAGCAAGAGACTTCAAAGATCTGCTAAGATTTGTgaggaatttgggtcttgaaattggttttttgtttattttatcaGATCTTAGATGATATTTTATTTTAGTGGTATTAATTTTCTATATAGTACTTTTTCGGGGGACgggtattattttttatgttttatgaatttataatgggtattattttgacaaaaaaaaatagagaTGGGTATTAAATAGGGTGAAGAAAAAGATGAAGTAGCCTAAAAATGGAGGGAATTTAAATTTATCTATGTGGCAGTCCAGTTGGCATTTTAAAACACGTCAAATGTTGTTTTTTAAAGGCTATAATGCGCCACTGAGTGGTGTAGTCACGCTCTTGTCCACATCAACAAAAAAGGGCTATTTTAATAATGAAAAAAAttgtccaggggggtaataggaccaacgcaaaggttaggtgtgtagttaggattttggtcaaacgttgaggggtattttgagtatttactCCTGGACTGGTCTTTGAAAAATGTTAAGCAAtaattgcacggttttcccttcaaataGACCGGTCTTTAATATTTTCCCTTCAAAATTGAATTTATACGTATAGGGGCATAGGTTCTTTAAGAGTGCGGGCATAACTTGTGAATATTATAATGCGTAACTCATGCCCCTATATGCATAATTTCAATTTTGAAGAgcaaaaaataaagaccagcacaaaatagggacaataGTGCAAATGACCCAACCCAATATCTAAAAATGTTAATGCATATCATGGTTCCTAAAGCTGTTTTCAAAAATAGTTTAGACAGATCTCTTGAGCCTAAATTTTGTCAGAAATAAATTGGTTTTGAATTCTGAAAAACGATATAAAATATCCTCCAAATGCAAAATGTTTACCTTCTTCATGCCCGCTAAACTAATTTCGCTTCTTACCCAACTGGCCAAAAATATTTACCCGAGTACCCCCTCTCGTCCAAAACCCTTCCTCCATAATATCATCGCAGTAtgtttatatatcatgatggagGATTAAGATAGGGACTGAAGCAGCCCTCCATGAAATCATCTTAGTATGTTTATATACCACAATAATATCATGGAGGACTTaagagtgtctcattgaaggactgaagcagtcttccatgataccatcacagtatatgtatataagataatgGTTTCATAGagggtttttattttatttttcagaaAAGTGAGTTCTTTGAATAAATTaacatgataccatctcagtatatttatataccatgttgaTATCATATTTTTGGAGCATTTCGAATAAATATTTTGGGGGGGCAGCGGCGTTGTTTTCCCAAAAAACTACGCTTTTTAATTCTATGAAAACTGCAATCAAATACTTTTTAGAAAACATGTATTTTTGGTCTCGTTTTGGCTGAAGACGAATCTGGTAAGGGGTGATTAGTGTAGTTAATTCTTGAAGAATTTAAGCTTATCTTTTAGTAAAACGCCATTCTTTGCAACCTAAAAAGTGTATTAAATAATggggaaatttcataaatatacaacTTGCTCACTTACAGTGCAAAAAAACAGTCCAAAACTTACATTGTCAAGCTTTAACCCAAAAACGCTTTTATACAGTactatacacttatatacaaaagagaagtacattatgtatataggtgtatacATATTTATACGTCTATATACATAAACAcctatatacacccatatacactaTTATAACTCATatacccatatacaatattataacccatATAACTAtttacacccatatacaatactGTAATCCATGTACCCATATACACTCGTATACCTATATACATTCATATACTCGTATACCTATATACACTCATATAcctatatacacccatatacactcttaaatattttctttttcttttcttttgactaTCTGGTGGATACTTGAtctcttctcttctctctctcctctCTATCGCTGACACCGACGACCACCAGCGGTACGTTTTCCGGTCGGCTGGAGCTTcctcttctctcttcttttttttttcctttctctttcctCCTCTACCCTGCACCAGGAAATCCTCCCCTAGTAGGTTTCCGGTCAGGTCTGCGCAGGTACACAAGTATCCGGCAGAATACGGCGGCAAACAGTGATTCTCGGTGGCGAACAGTATTTTCCGGCGTGAACTGGAATTTTTGGCAGTGAACAGGTTATTTTTACCTGGAGCTGTTACCTCTAGTGGGCAGTATCCATTTAGCCTTTCAAATTTTGCCTGTTTTACTTTATTGTATATTTGTTTCACTTTCATGCCTTTAGCTTAACTTGTGCTTTAGTATTGACCTCTATTTGTCTTGGATAAACCTTTGACTAGTGTTTATTTGCTTTAGTGGCTTTAGTGAGGGATGGTAGACTAGAGTCATGTTCTCGATCGGGGACGGGGGCTAGGGGTGGGGGGGTTAAGGGagcttctaggttgagagtagggtcttaGAACATTGGGACTTTAATGGGAAAGTCCATacagctagttaagattcttaagaagaggatgATTAATATTGCTTGCGTCCAGGAGACAAAATGGGcaggacctaaagctaaggaggtggaCGGGTATAAGCTTTGGTTCTCGGGTAAGTCGGGAGATAGGAAAGGGGTAGGCATCTTAGTTGATAGTAAGCTAAGGGATCAGGTGGTCGAGGTTAGAAGGGTTAATGacatgatgataatgattaagTTGGTCATTGGAGGGTTCACcctgaacattattagtgcttacgcgccgcAAGTGGGCTTGGACGAGGAGGTTAAGAGGCGTTTTTGGAAGGATTTGGATGAAGTGGTAGGAGGTATACCGCttactgagaagttattcgtaggaggagatttcaatggacacattggGTCTATTTCGAcgggttatgatgatgtgcatagGGGTTTTGGCTTCGGAGACAGGAACGGATGAGGAGTCTCACTCCTGGATTTCGCTAGGGGTTTTAGCTTCGGAGACAGGAACGGATGAGGAGTCTCACTCCTGGATTTCGCTAGGGCTTTTGGCTTGGTAATAGCAAACTCGAGTTTCCct includes these proteins:
- the LOC132611877 gene encoding uncharacterized protein LOC132611877 — protein: MGKSIQLVKILKKRMINIACVQETKWAGPKAKEVDGYKLWFSGKSGDRKGVGILVDSKLRDQVVEVRRVNDMMIMIKLVIGGFTLNIISAYAPQVGLDEEVKRRFWKDLDEVVGGIPLTEKLFVGGDFNGHIGSISTGYDDVHRGFGFGDRNG